A portion of the Vulpes vulpes isolate BD-2025 chromosome 5, VulVul3, whole genome shotgun sequence genome contains these proteins:
- the LOC112912599 gene encoding olfactory receptor 4P4-like, which produces MEGQRNVSEFILLGLSHDQNMQIFCFVLFLFCYAALLLGNLLILVSIRCSSLFHQPMYYFLSHLSTLDICYTSSVTPKLIADLLVERKAISYGNCMLQVFAMHFFGTIEVLILTVMAFDRYAAICKPLHYLLIMNRTRCNLLVLAAWAGGAVHSFPQFCMVIRLPFCGPNEIDHYFCDIFPLLKVACTDTYITGVLMVANSGMVTLVTFVVLFFSYVIILFTLRNHSAEGRRKALSTCGSHITVIVLFFGPSIFAYLRPPTNFPEDKVFALFYTIIAPMFNPLIYTLRNSEMKNAMRKFWCQT; this is translated from the coding sequence ATGGAGGGCCAGAGGAATGTCTCAGAATTCATTCTTTTGGGACTTTCGCATGACCAGAACAtgcaaatattttgctttgtgcTCTTCTTATTCTGTTATGCTGCTCTCTTGTTAGGAAACCTTCTGATCCTTGTCTCTATTCGATGCAGCTCTCTTTTTCACCAACCGATGTACTACTTCCTCAGCCACTTATCCACTTTGGACATCTGCTATACCTCTAGCGTTACACCCAAATTAATTGCTGACCTGCTAGTGGAAAGAAAAGCCATCTCCTATGGTAATTGTATGTTACAGGTCTTTGCCATGCACTTCTTTGGAACGATTGAGGTTTTAATCCTTACAGTCATGGCCTTTGATCGCTATGCTGCCATCTGCAAACCTCTCCACTACCTGCTTATCATGAACAGGACAAGGTGCAATCTCCTAGTCTTAGCTGCTTGGGCTGGTGGGGCTGTCCACTCCTTTCCTCAATTTTGTATGGTAATCAGGTTGCCCTTCTGTGGGCCTAATGAGATTGATCACTATTTCTGTGATATATTTCCTTTGCTAAAGGTTGCCTGCACTGATACCTACATCACTGGTGTCCTTATGGTTGCCAATTCGGGAATGGTTACCTTGGTgacatttgtggttttatttttttcttatgtcatTATATTATTCACTTTAAGAAATCACTCAGCGGAAGGAAGACGCAAAGCCCTCTCTACCTGTGGATCTCACATCAcagttatagttttattttttgggcCTTCCATCTTTGCCTACCTTAGACCTCCAACCAATTTCCCTGAGGATAAAGTATTTGCTCTGTTTTACACCATCATTGCTCCTATGTTCAATCCCTTAATCTATACTCTGAGAAATTCAGAGATGAAAAATGCCATGAGAAAATTTTGGTGTCAAACATGA